The Dehalococcoidia bacterium genome contains a region encoding:
- a CDS encoding hemolysin family protein: MDSERTIYFILILVCLLLSAFFSSAEVAIVSLSRIRVKHLLSHDVKFADILESFQKQPGMFLSAILLGNNVVNIAAASLGTIIAVGFFGPNMGALVATICITILVLVLGEVIPKTVAAHNAEKMALAYSIPVQLLIWILYPFVWVLNKIGAGFTRMVTDNGEARMTVDEAEIRTAIDVGEAEGVWKETEADMIHKAFEFPDRPVSDVMQPRTEISFIEEGTLLEEFLQTYSEHPHSRFPVYKESMDNVMGMLTVKDVLMAIARSEIKDSDPIDGLVRQAYFVPETKRLGEVLAEMRDHNFHMAIVIDEFGGVAGIANLEHLASEIMGSIGDEMVAGEKEIIPIDANTYDIDGGLRVEEANDELDLDLPEGDYDTVAGFILSHLGRIPRKGEHFKYRDLRITITEIVNRKIERITITREKNAPSAT; this comes from the coding sequence ATGGATAGTGAACGTACCATATACTTCATATTAATACTGGTCTGCCTCCTTCTATCTGCTTTCTTCTCCAGCGCCGAGGTGGCCATTGTTTCGCTGAGCCGTATAAGGGTCAAGCATCTGCTCAGCCACGATGTGAAGTTTGCAGATATACTGGAGAGCTTCCAGAAACAGCCCGGCATGTTCCTCTCCGCCATATTGCTGGGGAATAACGTTGTCAATATCGCTGCAGCGTCTCTGGGCACGATTATTGCAGTGGGCTTTTTCGGCCCTAATATGGGCGCGCTGGTTGCCACAATATGTATAACAATATTGGTACTGGTGCTGGGCGAGGTAATCCCCAAGACTGTCGCGGCCCATAACGCGGAGAAGATGGCGCTGGCCTACAGCATTCCCGTGCAGCTTCTTATCTGGATACTTTACCCGTTTGTGTGGGTGTTGAATAAGATCGGCGCCGGCTTCACCCGCATGGTGACCGATAACGGCGAGGCAAGGATGACCGTGGATGAGGCTGAGATACGCACTGCCATAGATGTCGGCGAAGCCGAGGGGGTCTGGAAGGAGACGGAAGCCGATATGATACATAAGGCTTTTGAATTCCCCGACCGGCCGGTCAGCGACGTGATGCAGCCGCGAACGGAGATTTCGTTTATCGAGGAGGGCACTTTACTGGAGGAATTTCTCCAGACTTACAGCGAGCATCCCCATTCGAGGTTCCCGGTTTACAAGGAGAGTATGGATAATGTGATGGGAATGCTGACGGTTAAGGATGTGCTGATGGCTATAGCCCGGAGCGAAATAAAGGACAGTGATCCGATCGATGGTCTGGTACGTCAGGCCTATTTCGTGCCCGAGACCAAGCGGCTGGGCGAGGTGCTGGCTGAGATGAGAGACCATAACTTTCATATGGCAATCGTCATAGATGAGTTCGGCGGCGTGGCCGGCATTGCTAATCTCGAGCACCTGGCTTCTGAGATCATGGGAAGCATCGGAGACGAAATGGTGGCCGGCGAGAAAGAGATCATCCCCATAGATGCAAATACCTACGATATCGATGGGGGTCTCAGGGTGGAGGAAGCCAACGACGAGCTTGACCTGGACCTTCCCGAGGGTGATTACGACACTGTTGCCGGTTTTATCCTCAGCCATCTCGGGCGCATTCCGAGAAAAGGCGAACATTTCAAGTATCGTGACCTCAGGATCACTATTACGGAGATCGTCAACCGCAAAATCGAGCGCATCACCATAACCAGGGAAAAGAATGCACCGTCTGCGACTTAA
- a CDS encoding deoxyuridine 5'-triphosphate nucleotidohydrolase, whose amino-acid sequence MMKQQGVLTRQDILLMQGKKPPLIAEAVDLDEQIQPNGVDLTVRDVAYFSSRGKIAAGNRGRELSTLTRLEFGVDGGLELLPGPYLITFNEVITLPDNVMALGRPRSSLNRCGVSIHSAVWDAGYSGRSQSLLVVYNPDGFKLHKNARVMQLVFFYTSAGVDRGYSGKYQNENL is encoded by the coding sequence ATGATGAAACAACAGGGCGTCCTGACCAGACAGGACATACTGCTAATGCAGGGTAAAAAGCCTCCCCTCATTGCTGAAGCCGTCGACCTGGATGAGCAGATTCAGCCCAACGGCGTAGACCTGACCGTGAGGGACGTCGCCTATTTCTCATCGCGCGGAAAAATTGCTGCCGGCAACCGGGGACGGGAGCTGTCCACTCTTACACGATTGGAATTCGGCGTCGACGGAGGGCTGGAACTGCTGCCCGGCCCCTATCTGATCACTTTCAATGAGGTGATAACGCTGCCGGATAATGTCATGGCCCTGGGAAGGCCGCGCTCCAGCCTCAATCGCTGCGGTGTCAGCATTCACAGCGCTGTCTGGGACGCAGGCTACAGCGGACGTTCGCAGTCATTATTAGTGGTCTATAATCCCGATGGCTTCAAATTGCACAAGAATGCGCGCGTTATGCAACTCGTTTTCTTTTATACCTCGGCCGGAGTGGACAGGGGGTACAGTGGAAAGTACCAGAATGAAAATCTATGA
- a CDS encoding DUF6125 family protein — protein MGEMKGIERMDNPALSRLAVDLLRRSLLHYGIWFNEVDHQLGLEKALQIEDEVFAKLCPLIIKRLSGVLGFALDDGLPRSLSGLPREKIISLIDAISANWLAGDGLWFQAVESRQEMYTAKRCNDTCWIKFSPFEAVRIKAMLELPDKGGLDALEAALGLRLYSRINTQTTERQGNSLVFKMVKCRVQDARRRKGLDDYPCKSAGVVEYSSFAQAIDPRIKTECIACPPDDLPGGWFCAWKFSIA, from the coding sequence ATGGGAGAGATGAAAGGAATTGAGCGAATGGATAATCCCGCCCTGAGCAGGCTCGCTGTCGATCTGTTAAGACGCAGCCTGTTGCATTACGGGATATGGTTCAACGAGGTCGATCACCAGCTGGGCCTGGAAAAGGCCCTGCAGATAGAAGACGAGGTCTTCGCCAAACTTTGTCCACTGATTATTAAACGCCTGTCGGGCGTACTGGGATTTGCTTTAGACGACGGCCTGCCGCGGTCGCTGTCCGGGCTGCCGAGAGAAAAAATAATCTCTCTGATCGATGCTATCTCTGCCAACTGGCTGGCCGGTGACGGCCTGTGGTTCCAGGCCGTTGAGTCCCGGCAGGAGATGTACACAGCCAAGCGCTGCAACGATACCTGCTGGATAAAATTCTCACCCTTCGAAGCCGTACGCATCAAAGCCATGCTCGAACTTCCGGACAAAGGCGGCCTGGACGCCCTGGAAGCAGCTTTGGGCTTACGACTTTACTCGAGAATCAACACTCAGACCACAGAAAGACAGGGCAATAGCCTGGTCTTTAAAATGGTCAAATGCAGGGTGCAGGACGCACGCAGGCGCAAGGGGCTTGATGACTATCCCTGTAAATCGGCCGGCGTTGTGGAATACAGCAGCTTTGCGCAGGCTATAGATCCGCGTATCAAGACCGAATGCATCGCCTGTCCTCCCGATGACCTTCCCGGCGGCTGGTTCTGCGCCTGGAAGTTTTCCATAGCATGA
- a CDS encoding NAD(P)/FAD-dependent oxidoreductase: MSIKKVLVIGGGAGGMLAAGRAAELGAEVTLLEKMERPGKKVLLSGNGRCNLSNTRDIGEFIAMFGPNGRFLYHAFHHFFRDDLLKLLAGSGIATQAEPDGRIFPVSGKSTDVVKALQKYMSGRGVEILTGVKVTAIEIADNSAVLVKTAAADYLADAVVLATGGASYPQTGSTGDGYRMAAQLGHSMVRLRPALVPLVVKERQAAAGLQGISLSDVRLTCFTCLAEDVDVAATPRADRGRGLGTGKSRPPMLESRRGGIVFTQDGLSGPAALLMSLAVADALESGPVSLTIDLQPGKTLSQLSEDLKTIIRAHGSRQLKSILNELLPERITLDVLMKACVSADTGASQVTSIQRQAITRALKGLAFNVEGVRPLAEAMVTAGGVSLDEVDPRTMQSKIVRGLYFCGEVLDLDADTGGFNLQAAFSTGYLAGGCAARAR, encoded by the coding sequence ATGAGCATCAAGAAGGTTCTGGTTATCGGGGGTGGCGCCGGAGGCATGCTTGCCGCCGGCCGAGCGGCTGAACTGGGCGCTGAAGTAACTCTGCTGGAGAAGATGGAACGCCCGGGCAAAAAGGTCCTTCTCAGCGGCAACGGACGCTGCAACCTCAGCAATACCCGGGATATCGGCGAATTCATAGCGATGTTCGGCCCCAATGGCAGATTTCTCTATCACGCTTTCCATCATTTTTTCCGGGACGATCTTCTCAAGCTGCTGGCCGGTTCCGGAATCGCAACGCAGGCTGAGCCGGATGGACGCATCTTCCCTGTCTCAGGAAAATCAACCGATGTGGTTAAAGCGCTGCAAAAATATATGTCCGGCCGCGGTGTTGAGATACTTACCGGTGTTAAAGTGACCGCGATCGAGATTGCTGATAATTCAGCCGTGCTGGTGAAAACCGCTGCGGCGGATTATTTAGCCGATGCGGTTGTGCTGGCCACGGGAGGAGCTTCATATCCACAGACCGGCTCAACGGGCGACGGCTATCGCATGGCTGCGCAGCTGGGCCACAGTATGGTGCGTCTGCGGCCGGCCCTCGTCCCGCTGGTGGTGAAGGAACGGCAGGCCGCGGCGGGCCTGCAGGGCATCAGCCTGAGCGATGTGCGGCTTACTTGCTTCACCTGCCTGGCGGAAGACGTCGATGTTGCGGCCACACCACGGGCTGACAGGGGACGTGGCCTCGGCACAGGCAAATCCCGACCCCCGATGCTGGAGAGCCGCAGGGGCGGCATTGTTTTTACGCAGGACGGCCTCAGCGGACCGGCAGCCCTGCTCATGAGCCTGGCCGTGGCCGATGCGCTGGAGTCGGGGCCGGTAAGCCTGACTATTGACCTGCAACCGGGCAAGACCTTATCACAGCTATCCGAGGATCTGAAGACTATTATCCGTGCACATGGCAGCAGACAGCTCAAAAGTATATTGAATGAACTACTCCCGGAGCGTATTACGCTGGACGTCCTGATGAAAGCCTGCGTATCGGCGGATACCGGCGCCAGCCAGGTGACGTCAATACAGAGGCAGGCTATTACACGCGCATTGAAAGGGCTTGCTTTCAATGTGGAAGGCGTCCGTCCGCTGGCGGAAGCCATGGTGACTGCGGGAGGCGTTTCCCTGGACGAAGTCGATCCCCGCACCATGCAATCAAAAATTGTACGCGGCCTCTATTTCTGCGGCGAGGTGCTCGATTTGGATGCCGACACAGGCGGATTTAATCTGCAGGCAGCCTTCTCAACAGGGTATCTGGCGGGGGGATGCGCCGCACGTGCGCGCTGA
- a CDS encoding Maf family protein: protein MAKTIVLASSSPRRRELLENIGLTFTVDTSEIHEAQPAGSKPAELAKTLSLHKARAAALRHADSIIIAADTIGVLEGRILGKPLDAPHARKMLAEMSGTCHSVITGFTVVDSATGRAVSRTVETKVYFRKLNKSEIDRYVRTGEPLDKAGAYAIQGLGALLVEKIEGDYSNVIGLPLCELAVVLKRFGVTLPV from the coding sequence ATGGCAAAGACCATTGTTCTTGCGTCATCTTCGCCGCGACGCAGGGAACTGCTTGAAAATATCGGGCTTACATTCACTGTGGATACGTCTGAGATTCATGAGGCTCAACCTGCCGGATCAAAACCCGCGGAGCTGGCCAAAACGCTTTCTCTGCACAAAGCACGGGCGGCGGCGTTGCGCCACGCGGACTCCATTATAATAGCAGCCGACACGATCGGTGTGCTTGAGGGCAGGATACTGGGCAAGCCGCTCGATGCCCCTCATGCGCGTAAAATGCTGGCAGAGATGAGCGGCACGTGTCACAGCGTGATCACGGGTTTCACCGTAGTCGATTCCGCCACCGGCAGGGCTGTATCGCGGACGGTGGAAACGAAGGTGTATTTCAGGAAGCTGAATAAATCGGAGATCGACAGATATGTGCGGACCGGCGAACCGCTGGACAAGGCGGGCGCCTATGCTATACAGGGGCTGGGGGCATTACTGGTGGAGAAGATCGAGGGTGATTACAGTAACGTGATAGGCCTGCCGCTGTGCGAGCTGGCTGTAGTGCTGAAGAGGTTCGGCGTCACACTGCCGGTCTGA
- a CDS encoding CoA-binding protein — MTGLHEQLESIFHPKSVAFVGISTSNPFHWTRTFWDSLREFQFEGPLYPVNPHGGELDGYKVYTSLEEVPGEVDYVISTVNAKVAPAIVQSCARKGVKAIHFCTAGFDETGEVGSEGLQQKLAQLSRETGVRIIGPNCMGIYCPESRLSYDTGFEKEAGNVGLISQSGGNSIYVAREAGWRGIRFSKVISFGNACDLNECDFLEYMIDDPKTTIIAVYLEGVKDGRRLARLLGRASGRKPVILLKSGLGEAGARATSSHTASLAGDDNIWDALCRQFNVIRTSTAEEMVDVLVTLTYMPDPGGRNALLIGLGGGASVLLTDDFERQGLRLPPLPDHVQQELMSFSQLAGNMLRNPVDYSQDMLESSNLIRAIQVLTAWDGIDFCMGFFRPSQLPPPAWEIVMTWGEALVKAYLESRKPVAFVCDSAVIPERHSKLFPVLQSFINSKVALYYTFPGAARAISMVVEYNERRLK; from the coding sequence ATGACCGGCCTACATGAACAGCTCGAATCAATCTTCCACCCAAAAAGCGTAGCTTTCGTGGGTATCAGCACCAGCAATCCTTTTCACTGGACAAGGACCTTCTGGGATTCACTGCGCGAGTTTCAATTCGAGGGGCCGCTGTATCCCGTCAACCCGCACGGCGGCGAGCTCGATGGTTACAAGGTCTATACTTCGCTGGAAGAGGTGCCGGGAGAGGTCGACTATGTTATCAGCACGGTCAATGCGAAGGTCGCCCCCGCGATTGTACAGAGCTGTGCCCGCAAAGGCGTGAAGGCCATACACTTCTGCACCGCCGGATTCGACGAGACGGGAGAGGTGGGGTCCGAGGGTCTGCAGCAAAAGCTGGCGCAGCTTTCGCGCGAGACCGGTGTGCGTATCATCGGCCCCAACTGCATGGGCATCTATTGCCCGGAATCACGCTTATCGTACGATACAGGCTTTGAAAAAGAGGCCGGAAACGTAGGATTGATCAGCCAGAGCGGAGGCAACTCAATCTACGTTGCCAGGGAGGCCGGCTGGCGGGGGATCAGGTTCAGCAAAGTAATCAGCTTCGGGAACGCCTGCGACCTCAATGAATGCGACTTCCTAGAATATATGATCGACGATCCCAAGACCACGATAATCGCCGTCTACCTGGAAGGGGTAAAGGACGGACGGCGTCTTGCTCGCCTTCTCGGCCGGGCCTCGGGGCGCAAGCCCGTTATACTGCTTAAATCAGGTCTGGGCGAAGCCGGCGCCAGAGCAACATCCAGCCATACTGCTTCTCTGGCGGGTGATGACAATATCTGGGATGCGCTCTGCCGCCAGTTCAACGTCATACGAACTTCCACCGCCGAGGAAATGGTGGACGTGCTGGTCACGCTCACTTACATGCCTGACCCCGGCGGCAGAAATGCGCTGCTGATCGGCCTGGGCGGAGGCGCCAGCGTGTTACTTACAGACGATTTCGAGCGCCAGGGTTTGCGCCTGCCGCCGCTGCCGGATCACGTGCAGCAAGAGCTCATGAGCTTCTCGCAACTGGCGGGGAATATGCTGCGTAATCCGGTAGACTACTCACAGGACATGCTGGAATCAAGCAACCTGATCAGGGCCATACAGGTGCTCACGGCATGGGACGGCATCGATTTTTGCATGGGCTTCTTCCGTCCCAGCCAGCTTCCACCGCCGGCCTGGGAGATTGTAATGACGTGGGGCGAGGCGCTTGTTAAAGCATATCTCGAATCGCGCAAACCGGTGGCATTCGTCTGCGACAGCGCGGTCATCCCCGAGCGGCATAGTAAGCTCTTCCCGGTCTTGCAGAGTTTTATCAATTCGAAGGTGGCGCTCTACTACACTTTCCCCGGCGCAGCACGTGCGATCAGCATGGTGGTTGAATACAACGAACGCCGCCTCAAATAA
- a CDS encoding SpoIIE family protein phosphatase, with protein MPRFKLKITGKILLILLGLSLLSLTFLSAVAVSNMANMGGYALESNASLGASAVSDSTAALEKQAREQLLTLAIDQAVISDALFEKVESETALVAGYTADLWERPDDFPGGRIYFQDEQPDTIYTASVSALAPGVTPEAVSTDLRLLSNLNSIYIPVFQTDHNLSQLYVGTESGITQIYPWTTDIPATFDARQREWYLRAKESRARGWTNTVIDAVSGKPKVTCFRPIFDEKRRLIGVVGADVTTETINQKIIGTQVGKNGYAFLIDSKGNVIAHPRMQVSGGQWDEAFENGNLLNAKDPELKRIAAEMVDGMAGVGRCQLDGSDKFIAYAPISTTGWSIGIAMPIDEIVAPVQSTRERIDTATADFSDKINRQIRELLTTLIIASVSIIVAAAGIAYLLARRITRPIIALDRGVQVIGQGDLDHRLVVTTGDEIQDLAGAFNKMAENLKVYIRDLQETTSAKERIESELRVATEIQTSMLPRLFPPFPDREEFDLYATMQPAREVGGDFYDFFFISPTKLCLIIGDVCGKGIPAALFMAISKTLLRTEALHEPSPDRVLFNVNNTLYPDNEASMFFTGLCAVLDTESGELTIANGGHNPPLLCPSGGEFQYISLPKGLVVGAMPDTNYVSNTYTMRPHDTLVMYTDGVTEAMDSQGRLYSEAKLLSCLNDLCGRNVVDIIHGVRADIETFAGGTEQSDDITMLVIEFNGTGKS; from the coding sequence ATGCCAAGATTCAAACTGAAAATCACAGGTAAAATCCTTCTCATCCTGCTGGGGCTGTCCCTTCTTTCACTCACTTTTCTATCAGCTGTAGCCGTCAGCAATATGGCCAACATGGGCGGGTACGCGCTGGAGAGCAATGCCTCTTTAGGCGCCAGCGCCGTCAGCGACAGCACCGCCGCCCTTGAGAAACAGGCCAGGGAACAGCTCCTGACACTGGCTATAGATCAAGCGGTCATCAGCGACGCGCTCTTCGAGAAGGTGGAATCGGAAACAGCGCTGGTGGCCGGCTATACAGCCGATCTCTGGGAAAGGCCTGACGATTTCCCCGGCGGACGCATATATTTTCAGGATGAACAGCCGGATACCATCTACACCGCTTCAGTCAGCGCGCTGGCCCCGGGCGTTACGCCAGAAGCGGTGAGCACCGATCTCAGGCTGCTGTCCAACCTTAACAGCATATATATTCCTGTATTCCAGACCGACCACAACCTGTCACAGCTCTACGTGGGTACCGAATCCGGCATAACGCAGATATATCCCTGGACAACGGACATACCCGCAACTTTCGACGCGCGGCAGCGCGAGTGGTATTTACGAGCAAAGGAAAGCCGGGCGCGCGGCTGGACCAATACCGTGATTGATGCGGTCAGCGGCAAGCCGAAGGTTACCTGCTTCAGGCCGATATTCGATGAAAAGCGCAGGTTGATAGGCGTTGTCGGCGCAGACGTCACTACTGAGACTATTAACCAGAAGATTATCGGCACCCAGGTCGGCAAGAACGGATATGCTTTTCTTATCGACAGCAAGGGCAATGTCATCGCGCATCCCCGTATGCAGGTATCCGGTGGGCAATGGGATGAGGCCTTTGAAAACGGCAACCTGTTGAACGCAAAAGATCCGGAGTTGAAACGAATAGCTGCGGAGATGGTTGACGGCATGGCGGGGGTGGGCAGGTGCCAGCTGGACGGCAGCGACAAGTTCATAGCCTATGCCCCCATCTCAACTACCGGCTGGTCGATCGGCATCGCCATGCCGATAGATGAAATAGTCGCGCCGGTGCAATCGACCAGGGAACGCATCGATACCGCCACTGCCGACTTCTCGGATAAGATCAACCGGCAGATCCGGGAACTGCTGACCACCCTGATTATCGCGTCGGTTAGTATTATCGTAGCGGCAGCGGGAATAGCGTACCTGCTTGCCCGCCGTATAACGCGACCCATCATAGCCCTGGATCGGGGTGTTCAGGTCATAGGACAGGGTGACCTCGACCACAGGCTGGTTGTCACGACCGGCGACGAGATCCAGGACCTGGCGGGGGCATTCAATAAAATGGCGGAGAACCTTAAGGTCTACATCCGCGACCTGCAGGAGACGACCTCCGCCAAGGAGAGGATTGAGAGCGAACTGCGCGTTGCCACCGAAATCCAGACCAGCATGCTGCCGCGGCTGTTCCCGCCCTTCCCGGACCGCGAGGAGTTCGACCTCTATGCCACCATGCAGCCGGCCAGGGAGGTAGGTGGCGATTTCTACGACTTTTTCTTTATCAGTCCCACCAAACTGTGCCTGATCATCGGAGACGTATGCGGTAAAGGTATACCGGCGGCCCTGTTCATGGCCATCAGCAAAACCCTCTTGCGAACCGAAGCGCTGCACGAGCCTTCGCCCGACCGTGTGCTGTTCAATGTAAACAATACCCTCTATCCGGACAACGAGGCCTCCATGTTTTTCACCGGACTCTGCGCGGTGCTCGATACCGAAAGCGGCGAACTGACCATCGCTAACGGCGGCCATAATCCGCCGCTGTTGTGTCCGTCCGGCGGCGAATTCCAGTATATCAGCCTGCCCAAAGGACTGGTGGTGGGCGCTATGCCGGACACTAATTACGTATCAAACACCTATACTATGAGACCGCATGATACGCTGGTCATGTATACGGACGGCGTAACCGAAGCCATGGACAGTCAGGGGCGGCTGTACTCCGAAGCTAAATTGTTAAGCTGTCTCAACGACCTGTGCGGAAGGAACGTAGTCGATATCATTCACGGTGTGAGGGCGGATATCGAGACTTTTGCCGGCGGCACGGAACAGTCGGACGATATCACAATGCTCGTCATTGAGTTCAATGGCACCGGAAAATCTTAA